A portion of the Eubacterium maltosivorans genome contains these proteins:
- a CDS encoding tetratricopeptide repeat protein has product MAAEEKKDALVTYTMDEWVEIYSEAVIGLYKRLLDYACVVYDPESKSYSYFWRLVNSAYYLDGQVIGHNLDEMIGCQWDNEKILETLENDYKTLCVIFKDRYVDVLRASFQNELNAEAIHYNTLPDPKDREGFEKLLFSHGAKVFKNVSDLAASGDISAQVLLGKMYFLGWGTKVGAEEGLYWFKKATESGNGAAFFYAGMAHEYMTCSETGVNLNAESCELYHEAMNAGFTEAAYALYRYYGRYVSGKTGMFRAKKWLNKGIELGSVYCQYEICQAPEDRFATNNVKTVVDWVKAAAHFGVPDALELLGDLYLQGHAGLKVDFEKAESLMEKAVSQ; this is encoded by the coding sequence ATGGCGGCTGAAGAAAAAAAGGATGCACTGGTCACTTATACGATGGATGAATGGGTCGAAATCTACAGTGAAGCAGTCATAGGATTATATAAAAGATTACTGGATTATGCCTGTGTGGTCTATGATCCGGAAAGTAAAAGCTACAGCTATTTCTGGCGGTTAGTCAATTCTGCCTACTATCTTGATGGTCAGGTCATCGGCCATAACCTGGATGAGATGATTGGATGCCAGTGGGACAATGAAAAAATTCTGGAGACCTTGGAAAATGACTACAAGACACTCTGCGTTATCTTTAAGGATCGTTATGTCGATGTGCTCAGAGCAAGCTTTCAGAATGAACTAAATGCAGAAGCCATTCACTATAATACCCTGCCGGACCCCAAAGACCGGGAGGGCTTTGAGAAGCTGCTTTTCAGCCATGGCGCAAAGGTGTTTAAAAATGTATCGGATTTGGCCGCGAGCGGCGATATCTCTGCCCAGGTGCTGCTTGGAAAAATGTACTTTCTGGGCTGGGGCACAAAGGTGGGTGCAGAAGAAGGCCTGTATTGGTTCAAAAAGGCGACGGAATCTGGAAACGGCGCGGCGTTCTTTTATGCCGGCATGGCCCATGAGTATATGACCTGTTCGGAAACCGGCGTCAACCTCAACGCCGAGTCCTGCGAGCTTTACCACGAAGCCATGAATGCTGGGTTTACCGAGGCCGCCTATGCGCTTTACCGTTATTACGGCCGTTATGTCAGCGGAAAAACAGGTATGTTCCGCGCCAAAAAATGGTTAAATAAGGGCATTGAGCTGGGCAGTGTTTACTGCCAGTACGAAATCTGCCAGGCGCCCGAGGATCGTTTTGCCACCAATAATGTAAAGACCGTGGTGGACTGGGTGAAGGCCGCGGCGCATTTTGGCGTTCCGGACGCCCTTGAGCTGTTGGGCGATCTCTATCTTCAGGGGCATGCGGGACTGAAGGTCGACTTTGAAAAGGCTGAATCCCTCATGGAAAAGGCTGTCAGCCAGTGA
- a CDS encoding alpha/beta fold hydrolase — MEKKRKILKIVQFTAVALALLATVLLISRAIAMRAVYDRAVKNNAVSRLETLELDGEEQSVLVEGKREDLPVLIMLHGGPQSPIIYGTGYRGDTPELTEHFLVVYWDCWGCGKNFTDDTESVTLERQVAMTCDLVRAMKAQYPGRKIYLFGYSNGTILTVSAAQTVGGDLAGIINLGPITSLKDAQEMAFQALKTEDMSYWDRRVLEESYERNDLEGFSKLEEMVTLKTSRMFYWKDLSANTRLMGYFVRVFYSPDFSLADIYHAYYASIFGGSRFTTLRQQIYEADEKQAMENLEVPMLILQAEGDIYGPADFFRHLAAQKDNVTFIQIPESAHLPTNAGFETVNCAVVDFAK, encoded by the coding sequence ATGGAAAAAAAGCGTAAAATTTTAAAAATTGTCCAGTTTACAGCGGTGGCGCTTGCCCTGCTGGCCACAGTGCTTTTGATCAGCCGCGCGATCGCCATGCGGGCGGTTTATGACCGTGCGGTTAAGAACAACGCGGTCAGCCGGCTAGAGACACTGGAACTGGACGGTGAAGAGCAGAGCGTGCTCGTCGAGGGAAAAAGGGAGGACCTGCCGGTACTCATCATGCTGCACGGCGGTCCTCAGTCCCCCATTATTTACGGCACTGGCTACCGGGGCGACACACCAGAGCTCACAGAGCACTTTCTGGTCGTGTACTGGGACTGCTGGGGCTGCGGGAAAAATTTTACAGACGATACAGAGTCGGTGACACTTGAGCGCCAGGTCGCCATGACCTGCGACCTGGTGAGGGCCATGAAAGCACAGTATCCCGGCCGCAAAATTTATCTGTTCGGCTACTCCAACGGAACGATTTTGACGGTTTCTGCCGCCCAGACCGTAGGCGGCGACCTGGCGGGAATCATTAATCTTGGGCCCATCACCAGTCTGAAGGACGCGCAGGAGATGGCTTTTCAGGCGCTAAAAACAGAGGATATGTCTTATTGGGACAGAAGAGTGCTCGAGGAGAGCTATGAACGCAACGATCTCGAGGGCTTTTCAAAGCTTGAGGAGATGGTGACCCTCAAAACCAGCCGGATGTTTTACTGGAAGGATCTGTCTGCCAACACACGGCTCATGGGCTACTTTGTACGCGTGTTCTACAGCCCGGATTTCAGCCTGGCAGATATCTACCACGCTTATTACGCGTCCATCTTCGGGGGCTCCCGCTTCACAACGCTCCGACAGCAGATCTACGAGGCCGATGAAAAGCAGGCCATGGAAAACCTGGAGGTACCCATGTTGATTTTGCAGGCCGAGGGCGATATCTACGGTCCAGCGGATTTTTTCAGACATCTGGCCGCCCAA
- a CDS encoding alpha/beta fold hydrolase: MKDNRGQVWNRGAGIHYETVGDGMPLIMLHGNGGDKEDFRGLIDYFLPRYQIVLIDSRGHGRSDTGPLRLTTGLMAEDVLAVMDRLCLPSAVVLGFSDGANIALELAVQSPHRVRAVIAVSGNVHPRGMRALPYLFIRLQYRLWSFLEKLGIPVGSRTQRYGLMGWSPRLSEEELSRIDSPVLLLAGTKDLIRTGHTQQMAAWIPGASLVLFEGAHHRSLFKKTDSYIRQIRSFLKEYDL; encoded by the coding sequence ATGAAGGATAACAGAGGCCAGGTGTGGAACCGGGGCGCAGGCATCCATTACGAGACCGTGGGGGACGGGATGCCGCTTATCATGCTCCACGGCAACGGCGGCGACAAGGAGGATTTCAGAGGATTGATTGACTATTTTCTGCCACGTTATCAGATCGTTCTGATCGACAGCCGGGGCCACGGCCGTTCCGACACCGGCCCCTTAAGGCTGACCACGGGCCTGATGGCAGAGGATGTGCTGGCTGTGATGGATCGGCTGTGCCTGCCCTCTGCCGTTGTCCTCGGCTTCAGCGACGGTGCCAATATCGCTCTGGAGCTGGCTGTCCAGTCGCCGCACCGGGTGCGGGCTGTCATTGCAGTCAGCGGAAATGTCCATCCAAGGGGAATGCGCGCCCTGCCTTACCTGTTCATCAGGCTTCAGTACCGACTCTGGAGCTTCCTTGAAAAGCTGGGCATCCCGGTGGGGAGCCGCACGCAGCGGTACGGACTCATGGGCTGGTCACCGCGGCTTTCTGAGGAGGAGCTGAGCCGGATCGACAGCCCTGTGCTTCTGCTGGCGGGAACAAAGGACCTTATCCGCACCGGCCATACCCAGCAGATGGCAGCGTGGATTCCCGGCGCCAGTCTGGTGCTTTTTGAGGGCGCGCACCACCGTTCGCTGTTTAAGAAAACGGACAGCTACATCCGGCAGATACGCAGCTTTTTAAAGGAATATGACCTGTGA
- a CDS encoding bifunctional lysylphosphatidylglycerol flippase/synthetase MprF, whose translation MSMTFNNRNQMINVAVGITFALSLVLLVFSFIPNPALEQVVSNVINSRKLVQRVLAVVLLVTTYNLYKRKRVAWIVTVALLGINMAGHLFRAHHAVGVLIIFLEALVLVVLLIFARDFNRASDKKALGVGIIFVLMGLYAIFLSASSIYFDDTNIFDPSGGLSFGQCLLQTFQVIFVAGSVKDAGVATHPEFNTFVFWFSWVCIIVALGFAVKPFLEKRGTTSSGLEHARRLVQKYGQNPLSYLTLEDDKTLYFGKNVDGVVAYGVVDDVVVVGGDPICADADFPALLEEFRDFCKNSAFSLVFMGITDCYLEDYKRLGFGAIKCGEEARFDLTEFTMQGGKIAKVRANVNKATKAGVTVHEYRPLEKRDEAIEQAIDAVSNDWLKGKNSGELSFTLGGVGLDNPMDKRYFYAENAEGKLVGFIVFVPFAGMDGYYADVTRRTEDAPRGVNEIIMVEAFQKFKDEGIHWATMGLAPLANLSEEGKPDSTTTRLLEFVYENLNEVYGFKELYRAKVKYNPFWVPGYFAFMPRIMTPKMAYAIIKIQNPQGVIDYARSFVQGKMKKDKPNEG comes from the coding sequence ATGAGCATGACCTTTAATAACCGGAACCAGATGATCAATGTCGCTGTGGGTATTACCTTTGCTCTGTCACTGGTGCTGCTGGTATTCAGTTTTATCCCGAACCCGGCCCTCGAGCAGGTTGTCAGCAATGTGATCAACAGCCGCAAGCTGGTCCAGAGAGTCCTGGCTGTGGTGCTTCTGGTAACCACCTACAACCTGTACAAGAGAAAGCGGGTGGCATGGATCGTGACTGTTGCCCTGCTCGGCATTAACATGGCAGGCCACCTTTTCCGGGCACACCATGCGGTGGGGGTTCTCATCATTTTCCTTGAGGCGCTGGTGCTGGTGGTGCTGCTGATTTTTGCCAGAGATTTTAACCGGGCGTCGGACAAAAAGGCGCTGGGGGTTGGCATTATTTTCGTTCTTATGGGGCTGTACGCTATCTTTTTAAGCGCGTCCTCCATCTATTTTGACGATACCAATATCTTTGACCCGTCAGGCGGCCTGAGCTTTGGACAGTGCCTGCTCCAGACCTTTCAGGTAATCTTTGTTGCAGGCAGCGTGAAGGACGCCGGTGTGGCTACGCACCCGGAATTTAACACTTTTGTTTTCTGGTTCAGCTGGGTGTGTATCATTGTCGCGCTTGGCTTTGCGGTTAAGCCCTTTCTGGAAAAAAGAGGAACTACCAGCAGTGGGCTTGAGCACGCCAGACGGCTGGTTCAGAAGTATGGACAGAATCCGCTTTCATACCTGACGCTGGAGGATGACAAGACCCTGTATTTCGGGAAGAATGTAGACGGTGTTGTGGCCTACGGCGTTGTGGACGATGTGGTGGTCGTGGGCGGCGACCCCATCTGTGCCGACGCCGACTTTCCTGCGCTGCTTGAGGAGTTCAGAGACTTCTGTAAAAACAGTGCTTTCAGCCTGGTTTTTATGGGCATCACCGACTGCTATCTTGAGGACTATAAAAGGCTCGGCTTCGGTGCCATCAAATGCGGTGAGGAGGCTCGGTTCGACCTGACCGAATTTACCATGCAGGGCGGAAAAATTGCCAAGGTGCGGGCCAATGTGAACAAGGCCACCAAGGCAGGCGTGACCGTGCACGAGTACAGGCCCCTCGAAAAAAGGGACGAGGCCATCGAGCAGGCCATCGACGCTGTTTCGAATGACTGGCTCAAAGGCAAAAACAGCGGGGAGCTGTCCTTTACTCTGGGCGGCGTGGGCCTGGATAACCCCATGGACAAGCGCTATTTTTACGCCGAGAATGCCGAGGGAAAGCTGGTCGGCTTTATCGTTTTTGTACCCTTTGCGGGCATGGACGGCTATTACGCAGACGTCACGAGAAGGACAGAGGACGCGCCCCGGGGCGTCAATGAGATCATTATGGTCGAGGCCTTTCAGAAATTTAAGGACGAGGGAATTCACTGGGCGACCATGGGCCTGGCGCCCCTGGCCAACCTGTCCGAGGAGGGAAAGCCAGACAGCACCACCACCAGGCTGCTGGAATTTGTCTACGAAAACCTCAACGAGGTCTATGGATTCAAGGAGCTTTACCGGGCAAAGGTCAAGTACAATCCCTTCTGGGTGCCAGGCTATTTTGCCTTTATGCCCAGAATCATGACGCCTAAGATGGCCTACGCCATCATAAAAATCCAGAATCCCCAGGGCGTTATCGACTATGCCCGGTCCTTTGTCCAGGGAAAGATGAAAAAAGATAAGCCAAATGAAGGATAA
- a CDS encoding GTP pyrophosphokinase — MSTQYWQEFLIPYRQAVDELVLKFNSLKNQSMTLGENSPIESVRGRVKTVSSILEKINKYGFDVEDLETNIKDIAGIRIICQFVEDIYEVVDIIHERDGKDMHIVDVKNYMEGEDQSSLKSGRGTPKESGYQSYHLIIRYPVFCALGYREIYAEIQVRTLAMNFWSIIEHSLSYKYKEKLPEALKTRLHNTADSVIGLDQEMSAIRDEIQQAQKLFKMKSSTVNSILDNIDNLYKLDQADKAVAYERDFEELSEQEDLIQLILLKKELESEISRIKEEA; from the coding sequence TTGAGTACACAATACTGGCAGGAGTTTCTCATTCCCTACCGGCAGGCGGTGGATGAGCTGGTCCTGAAATTTAACAGCCTGAAAAACCAATCGATGACGCTGGGAGAGAATTCACCCATTGAGTCGGTTCGAGGTAGGGTGAAAACCGTTTCAAGTATTCTTGAAAAAATCAATAAATACGGCTTTGACGTCGAAGATCTCGAGACAAATATTAAAGATATTGCCGGCATCCGCATTATCTGCCAGTTTGTGGAGGACATTTATGAGGTGGTCGATATTATCCATGAGCGCGACGGGAAGGATATGCACATTGTGGATGTCAAAAACTATATGGAGGGTGAGGACCAGTCCAGTCTGAAATCGGGCAGGGGAACGCCCAAGGAGAGCGGCTACCAGAGCTATCACCTGATCATCCGCTATCCGGTTTTCTGTGCCCTGGGTTACAGAGAAATCTATGCTGAGATTCAGGTTCGCACTCTGGCCATGAATTTCTGGTCCATCATCGAGCACTCCCTCAGCTATAAGTACAAGGAAAAACTGCCGGAAGCCCTGAAGACCCGGCTTCACAATACTGCTGATTCTGTCATCGGGCTGGATCAGGAGATGTCTGCTATCCGCGACGAGATTCAGCAGGCCCAGAAGCTGTTCAAGATGAAGTCAAGCACAGTTAACAGCATTCTCGACAATATCGACAATTTATACAAACTCGACCAGGCCGACAAGGCCGTTGCCTATGAGCGCGATTTCGAGGAGCTCTCCGAGCAGGAAGATCTGATCCAGCTCATCCTGTTGAAAAAAGAACTGGAATCCGAAATCAGCCGGATTAAGGAGGAAGCCTGA
- a CDS encoding Uma2 family endonuclease, with the protein MTRLLRLEKGNEDALKGENSEIINGVAYEKPELDEAHKDIVRYLHAASSRYVLTHRPLDKLAMPHDPLVIDAEVLPNTILRPEIAMQIKDESFPAWVVEIASKENMEVAYLEKMNIYMAAGVKEYWVIDPVKQVILSYNFVKNPWIPVIYDSPQRIKVTVYKDYFISYSEIFKDRSEEE; encoded by the coding sequence ATGACAAGACTATTAAGATTGGAAAAAGGTAATGAGGATGCCCTGAAGGGTGAAAACTCTGAGATCATTAACGGCGTGGCCTATGAAAAACCAGAGCTTGATGAAGCGCATAAGGATATCGTACGCTATCTGCACGCCGCTTCCAGCAGGTATGTGCTGACCCACAGGCCGCTGGACAAGCTGGCTATGCCCCACGACCCGCTCGTGATCGACGCGGAAGTGCTGCCGAACACTATTTTAAGGCCGGAGATCGCCATGCAGATTAAGGATGAGAGCTTTCCAGCTTGGGTGGTAGAGATCGCGTCCAAAGAAAACATGGAAGTCGCTTATCTTGAAAAAATGAACATTTATATGGCTGCCGGTGTAAAAGAATACTGGGTGATCGACCCGGTTAAGCAGGTGATCCTTTCCTATAATTTTGTGAAAAACCCGTGGATTCCGGTCATCTATGACAGCCCTCAGCGGATTAAGGTGACCGTTTATAAGGATTATTTTATTTCTTATTCGGAAATATTTAAGGATCGTTCCGAGGAAGAATAA